A window from Dysidea avara chromosome 2, odDysAvar1.4, whole genome shotgun sequence encodes these proteins:
- the LOC136246345 gene encoding probable serine/threonine-protein kinase DDB_G0271682 has translation MSMSTSMSVSNKVWDWIREGRQYTKKTPLERAVDDNKVDIVYCLIKEFNKDVSSVDQNYQSRIRKMVQDYERSHPNLMIQSQATPQNVMAGVQQLKMVDDYQQRRSQPQQQQPQNQQRQPEQAQQLQLQINNLMTQFQTLQTTVTTEQEKSQLLERRCKSLESALASEQEKSRSLEARCQTLESSVAAEQQRSQSRYQNHEERLKEVEDTVEQLWSISRDEVNLTKEIIGTGGWGYVTEADFRGRRVAAKCLHTAITSQHNQQLFAKEMKIFARCRHRNLLEFIGAVPDHPAIIVTELMDTNLREALSNGRATPNHIHPICMDVAQALSYLHGIQPHPLIHRDVSAPNVLLKAVDKRGWIAKLSDLGSAQFANIAQTLAPGCVVYAAPEVRQESSARNQTTKMDVYSYGVLLIEVLIREMPLGNVADLITSIQLTWPKFVPLIRQCTTNEPSRRPTMIQVITTLNTITI, from the exons ATGTCCATGTCCACTTCCATGTCCGTGTCCAACAAAGTCTGGGATTGG ATAAGGGAAGGTCGCCAGTATACTAAAAAGACTCCACTGGAAAGAGCAGTTGATGACAACAAGGTGGACATCGTCTATTGCTTGATCAAAGAGTTCAATAAAGATGTTTCCAGTGTTGATCAG AATTACCAATCAAGGATTAGAAAAATGGTTCAAGATTATGAAAGATCTCATCCTAATCTGATGATTCAATCACAAG CCACACCTCAAAATGTGATGGCTGGTGTGCAACAGCTTAAAATGGTGGATGACTATCAACAGAGAAGGAGCCAACCGCAACAGCAACAACCACAAAATCAGCAACGACAACCAGAGCAAGCACAACAGCTACAATTGcaaataaacaatttaatgacACAATTTCAAACATTGCAAACAACTGTCACAACAGAGCAAGAAAAGTCACAGTTACTAGAGAGAAGATGTAAATCACTAGAATCAGCTCTAGCTTCTGAACAGGAGAAGTCCAGGTCGCTAGAAGCAAGGTGTCAAACTTTGGAGTCTAGTGTGGCAGCTGAACAGCAGAGGTCCCAGTCAAGATATCAGAATCATGAGGAGAGGCTGAAAGAAGTTGAGGACACAGTTGAACAATTGTGGTCAATTTCAAGGGATGAAGTCAACCTTACTAAGGAGATTATAGGCACAGGAGGATGGGGATATGTTACTGAAGCTGATTTCAGGGGAAGGAGAGTAGCAGCTAAATGTCTTCATACAGCCATCACATCTCAACATAATCAACAATTGTTTGCCAAAGAAATGAAAATATTTGCACGTTGCAGGCATCGCAATCTCCTAGAATTCATTGGAGCTGTTCCTGACCACCCAGCTATCATTGTCACAGAGTTGATGGACACCAACCTCAGAGAAGCCTTGAGTAATGGAAGAGCCACTCCAAATCATATCCATCCCATCTGCATGGATGTGGCTCAGGCATTATCATATTTGCATGGCATCCAACCCCACCCCCTAATCCATCGTGATGTCAGTGCTCCCAACGTCCTACTGAAGGCTGTTGACAAAAGAGGATGGATAGCCAAGTTGTCTGATCTTGGTTCAGCACAGTTTGCTAATATTGCACAGACCCTTGCTCCTGGATGTGTGGTATATGCTGCTCCTGAAGTTCGTCAAGAAAGTTCTGCTCGTAATCAGACCACGAAGATGGATGTCTACAGTTATGGTGTGCTTCTAATAGAGGTCCTCATCAGAGAGATGCCTCTTGGTAATGTTGCAGATCTGATCACTAGTATCCAACTAACATGGCCAAAGTTTGTTCCACTGATCAGGCAGTGCACTACCAATGAGCCATCCAGGAGACCAACTATGATCCAGGTGATCACCACGCTGAATACCATAACTATCTGA